From Pirellulales bacterium, the proteins below share one genomic window:
- a CDS encoding HAD family phosphatase, which yields MIKTPKFFYFDLGNVLLYFSHQLMCRQMAEVAGATTERVWQLLFDTDLERRLEQGTLSNEEFYETFCRETGTRADYDQLERAGSAIFELNAPVASIVAQLWQARYRLGLLSNTSESHFNYFASGRYPIVPGTFEVLALSFRIKAMKPDAEIYQAAAELAGVEPQEIFFVDDIADHVAGAREFGFDAVQYTTAHQLAKDLRARGVRLNY from the coding sequence GTGATAAAGACTCCCAAATTTTTCTACTTCGACCTGGGCAACGTCCTGCTTTACTTCAGTCATCAGCTCATGTGCCGGCAAATGGCCGAAGTGGCCGGCGCCACCACCGAGCGCGTCTGGCAATTGCTCTTCGATACCGACCTCGAACGGCGTCTCGAACAGGGCACGCTCTCGAACGAGGAGTTCTACGAGACGTTCTGCCGCGAGACCGGCACGCGCGCGGACTACGACCAGTTGGAACGGGCAGGCAGCGCGATCTTCGAGCTGAATGCGCCGGTGGCGTCGATCGTCGCGCAGTTGTGGCAGGCCCGCTATCGGCTCGGGCTGCTCTCGAACACGAGCGAGTCGCACTTCAACTACTTCGCGTCCGGGCGCTACCCGATCGTGCCCGGCACGTTCGAGGTGCTTGCCCTGAGCTTTCGCATCAAGGCCATGAAACCCGACGCGGAGATTTACCAGGCGGCGGCCGAGTTGGCAGGGGTCGAGCCGCAAGAGATCTTCTTCGTCGACGACATTGCCGACCATGTCGCAGGAGCGCGAGAGTTCGGCTTCGACGCCGTGCAATACACGACGGCCCATCAGTTGGCCAAAGACCTCCGCGCCCGCGGCGTGCGGCTGAATTACTAG